From the Bacillota bacterium genome, the window GATGGCGGTATAATTTCTGTCGGCAAGCATTTCCCGGGGCACGGCTCGACTGTTGAGGATTCGCACCTGGAATTACCGGTGTTGAATAAGAATCTGGAAGAATTACTGTCCTTTGAGCTGATTCCCTTTCAAAAAGGAATTGAGGCAGGTATACCGGTTATTATGACCGCTCATATTGTAGTGTCCGGTGTTGATGACAAACCGGCTACCATGTCTGCAGAGTTGATTGGGTTATTACGAAATGACTTCGGATATGAAGGAGTAATCATTTCTGACGATCTTGAAATGGCGGCGCTCACGGATAACTACAGTTGGGAAGAAATCATACTCGGAACATTCATGGCCGGTGTAGACCTGCTGCTCATCGGCCAGGACAGGGAGATGCAGGAAGAGGCGGTAATTATAATTGAAAATGCATACAACCAGGGTTTGATCACTGAAGATCGTTTGAATAGGTCACTATACAGGATACTAAAGCTTCAGGATGATTTCAACCTGCTGACTGCATATACCCCATAATATAATTAATTTTCCCAGGAAAATTTGAAGAGTGAAAGGAATGAGGGTAGATGTTTCTCAATAACAAAATTGACAAGGCTATGGAGCTTAAACTTGATAAGGAATTTTATCATATGCCCCGATTCAAAGCAGGAATCAGGCGCGCTCCGGCCAGGAATTTTACTCTGAGCAGAAACCAGGCTGAAATCGCTTTAAAAAATGCTTTACGATACATACCGCCGGAATTTCATGATAAACTTGCACCTGAATTCCTTGAAGAGTTAACCACCAGGGGACGGATTTACGGTTATCGGTACCGCCCGCCCGGAGATATTAAAGGTAAGCCTGTTGAACAATATTCAGGAAACTGTCTTGAAGGTAAAGCTGTTCAGGTAATGATCGATAATAACCTTGATTTCGATGTTGCGCTCTATCCATACGAGTTGGTTACCTATGGTGAAACCGGGCGGGTTTGTCAGAACTGGATGCAGTACCGCCTGATCAAAAAGTACCTGGAGGTTATGACTGAAAACCAAACCCTGGTTGTTGAATCAGGTCACCCCCTGGGTCTTTTCCGCTCTAAACCCGATGCGCCCAAAGTAATAATTACCAACGCTCTCATGGTGGGGATGTATGATAACCCGGAAGATTGGAATGTTGCCGAGCAGATGGGAGTGGCCAATTATGGTCAGATGACTGCCGGTGGTTGGATGTATATTGGACCCCAGGGAATCGTTCATGGGACATTCAATACCATTCTAAATGCGGGAAGGATCAAACTTGGTATCAGTGAAGATGAAGATCTGAAGGGATTTCTATTTGTCTCTTCCGGCCTGGGAGGCATGAGCGGAGCCCAGCCAAAAGCAGTTGAGATAGCCGGTGGAGTAGGTATAATAGCCGAAGTTGATCTATCCAGGATTAATACAAGGCATGAGCAGGGTTGGGTAGGTGTGGTTACCGGTGATATTGAGGAAGCATTCAGCTTGGCTTCAGAGGCCCAAAAATCCCGGAAACCTTTATCAATTGCATATCATGGTAATATTGTGGACCTGCTTGCTTATGCCGTAAAGTATGAAATTAAAATTGATCTCTTATCGGATCAGACTTCATGCCATGCCCCATACGATGGAGGTTATTGCCCTCAGGGCTTATGTTTTGATGAAAGAACAGACCTTCTGCGTCAGAACAGGGCGGAACTTAAGAGAAGAGTGGATCTTTCTTTAAGAAAACATTTTGAACTGATTCAAACCCTGGTCAGGAAGGGTACCTATTTCTTCGATTACGGCAACTCATTTTTAAAGGCAGTTTTTGATGCTGGCGTAAAAGAAGTCTCAAAAAACGGTTTGGACGAAAAAGATGGTTTTATATTCCCATCCTACGTGGAAGATATAATGGGCCCACAGCTTTTTGATTACGGCTATGGACCCTTTCGTTGGGTTTGCCTGAGTGGTAAAAAGGAAGACTTGAGAAAAACTGATCGAGTCGCTTCGGAATGCATAGACCCAAAACGGTGCGGTCAGGACAGAGATAATTATGTTTGGATCAGGGATGCGGAAAAGAACCACCTTGTAGTGGGAACCCAGGCTCGGATACTTTATCAGGATGCTTCCGGCCGGACAAGAATAGCCTTGAGATTTAACGAGATGGTCCGTAATGGAGAGGTTGGGCCGATCATGCTGGGCCGGGATCATCACGATGTTAGCGGTACCGACTCTCCATTCCGGGAGACTGCCAATATTAAAGATGGCAGCAACGTCATGGCCGAGATGGCAGTTCACTGTTTTGCCGGAAATGCGGCAAGAGGGATGAGCCTGGTTGCCCTGCATAATGGTGGCGGGGTCGGTATAGGTAAAGCAATCAATGGTGGTTTCGGGATGGTTCTCGATGGCAGTGAACGAGTAGACAAGATCCTTTCCACAGCTATGCCCTGGGATGTTATGGGTGGCGTAGCCCGCCGTGCCTGGGCAAGAAATGAACATTCCATAACCACAGCGATCGATTATAACCTGGATAACAGGGGAACCGATCAGATAACCCTGCCTTATCTTACCGATGAATCTATGATCAGCAACCTGGTCAAAAAGACTTTTAAATCATAACTGAAATTGAGCAAAATGCAGGGCGGTGAAAGAGATGAAGGTATCATTACTTGTGGAAAATGCAGCCCAGCTTGTAACATCCTCCGGTGCTTCAGCCAAACCTCTTGCCGGTTCAAAGCAGGGAGTACTAAATATAATTGAGGATGGTTCCATTGCAGTTATGAATGATCTGATTATTGCCGTGGGGACGACGGATCAGGTAAGAGCCCGGGTTGAGGTTTCTGCTGAAACAGAAGTTGTGGATGCCCGGGGGAAAATAGTTCTACCGGGTTTAATCGATCCACACACCCATGTAGTTTTCGGAGGTTCACGAGAATATGAACTATCCATGAAACTGCAGGGCATTCCTTACCTTGAAATTCTGGCTGGAGGAGGCGGAATTTTAAACAGTGTTGAAGCAACCCGGGCTGCTTCAATGGATGAGCTTGTTGCAAGAGGCATCAAGTACTGTCATCAAATGTTGGAACAGGGAACAACCACTGCCGAGGCAAAAAGCGGTTATGGGCTCTCCACGGAGGCTGAATTAAAAACCCTGCAGGCAGTACGTGAAGTTGATGCCAGCCAACCGGTCGATCTTGTGCCGACCTTTCTGGGCGCCCATGCTGTTCCAAAAGAATATAGGGAGGCGCCTGACCGCTACCTGGATCTGGTCATTGAAGAGATGCTACCCCTGGTTGTTAAGAATGAACTGGCACGCTATTGTGATGTTTTCTGTGAAGAAGGAGTCTTCTCTGTCGAACAGTCAAAACGGGTCTTGAGCGCAGCCCGTGATATGGGGCTTGAATTAAAAATACATGCTGATGAGATAGTTCCCCTGGGAGGTGCAGAATTAGCTGCAGAGCTCGGGGCGGTTTCTGCCGATCACCTGCTGGTTATTTCCGACAGGGGGATCATCAGGATGGCTGAAGCGGGAGTAATTGCTGTTTTACTTCCGGGAACCACATTTTATCTAAAAGAAGAGCATTATGCCCCGGCCCGAAAATTGATTGATGCCGGAGTTCCCGTTGCCCTGGCAACTGATTTTAACCCAGGGAGTTCCCCGAATAATAATTTACAGTTAATTATTAACCTGGCCTGTCTTTACCTGCGGATGACTCCCCCGGAAGTAATCAATGCAGTTACCATTAATGCTGCTCACGCCCTCGGTCGTGCTGCTGAAATAGGCAGCCTGGAAAAGGGTAAAAAAGCTGACCTGGTAATCTTTGATGCTCCCAATTATGATTATCTGGCCTATCGCTACGGGACGAACCTGGTTGACAGGGTAATCAAAAATGGCCGGATTTGCTTATAACAATCTGATAGAAATTTGTAAACCAAATATATTACAGGGGTGATAGTCCGGATGAATGAAGTTATTGACGACAGACTGCAGTTAAAGCCCGGTCTTGATTCGGCAATGCGTCTTTATCTTTTCGTGTTTCTTCTATTGCTTGTCCTGGGTTCAATATTCCAAAGCATCCATTTTGAACTGGGTATGATTGCAACCCAGTGGGGATTGATTTTGCCTCCTGCTCTCTGGTACTGGTCACGGTACCGGGTTGATAAAGCAGAATTTGCCAGGTTGCGAGGGTTAAAGCTGGTTTTTATCCCGCCGATTATCATTCTCTCCGCATCGTTCTGGATATTAAATATGGGGCTTGCTGCAGCGCTCGTAACCGGATTGATGGAACTGGGTTACCAGCCGATCACGGTTATTGAGCCGCCAAAAAGTTTAGCAGAATACCTGACATATATTGCAGTTCTTTCTTTTTCTGCAGGGATTTGCGAGGAGTTTTTATTCAGGGGAACTATTATGCCGGCGATGGAAGATCGTGGAAAGCTCCAGGCAGTTGTCTTCAGTTCATTTCTCTTCGCCCTTTATCACGTCTCTTTCACCAACCTGTTAAGCACTTTTATCCTGGGTTTGGTTATGGCGGTGATAGTAATTAAAACCGGTTCCCTGTGGGGAGGAATTCTCTATCATATGTTGAATAATTTTTATGCGGCCACATACCTGTATGCAGCGGGTAACGTTGAAGCCACGGCTGAAACAGATCCGGGAAGTTTCCTGGTTTTGATGCCCTTGTTTATCCTGGCCCTGGGGGGAGTTTTCTGGGGCATGAGGATCTTGAATAAACGTACCCATTCAGAACCGCTATTCGCCTATAGAAGCGGATGGCTGCCCCGTGGCTGGTTTAAATGGCCGCTGGCAATAAGCTTGATCTTATACCTGGTAATGGCTTTAATTGAATTTGCTCTCGGGTTTAGCTGGTTTGAATTTAATGGATTCTAATAATTATTGGTTGAAACTTAAATGGTAATCCACAATAATTTAAAGGAGGGATAATAATGAGTCTGCATGATAAGAGAATTGCCATTTTCCTGGAACAGCTGTATGAAGATCCGGAATTTTGGTACCCCTATTATCGTTTTATTGAGGCCGGAGCAGAAGTGACGGTTATTGCTCCGGAAGCAAAGGAATATAAAAGTAAGTACGGTTACCCTGCCCTGGCCGATATTTCAGCTGCTGAAGCAAAAGCGCAGGAATATGATGCAGTAATTATCCCGGGTGGATATTCACCCGATCATATGCGTCGTTCTGATGATCTGATCCGGTTTCTGAAGGAAGCTTACAACCTGGGGAAAGTGATTGCAGCCATCTGCCACGGACCCTGGATGCTGGCTTCGATTGGAGCTGCGAATGGTAAGAAGGTAACTTCTTTTTATTCAATCAAAGATGATCTGGTGAATGCCGGGGCCCAGTATCTTGATCAGGAAGTGGTCAGAGACGGAAATATCATTACCTCGCGGATGCCCAGGGATCTTCCTGCTTTCTGCCGGGAAGTGATCAAAGCTTTGTAAGGCTATCAAGCATATCCACCGGGGTGGTTTTTCATTTTAAGAAAAACACCCCGGTTTTTTGTTACCATTTCGATCCGGCCTGTAGCCAACAAATGATTTACATATTTTAATAACTCAGCAGGATGAAGGTCCATTATTGCCTGCAGATCTTCCACTGTACATGGTCTTCTGGAAAGAATCCGGAGAATTTGATTGGTGTAAGCTTTGTCACCAGAACCGGCAAAGGCGATGTAATCAAGGCGAGGATTATTCTTCAGATAATCTTCAAGCTCTGCGATTACGCTATCCACCGGTATATATTCCTTTCTGGTAATTGTTAAATCTGTTGTTTCACCGCATTCGCAGTAAACACAGTTCAGGGTACAGGTTTTATAAGGAATTAGATCGACGCCCAGAGAAATACCCAGGCGGCGTGATGGAACAGGTCCGAACAGGTGCTTCAGCTTCACTTTAATCACCTTCCAATCTACTTGTTATTTTACCCCGATTTTAAAAATATATCTGTACAAATGAAAAAACAAAAATAATTATTGATATATACCCAAAACTATCATAGTCTACACTAACGCATAGAATGGAGGCAAAGTTATGGAAGGTAAAAAAGGGACTGAGGATATTCGATTTGTTAAAGAGGGTGGTGCTATTGAGAAGCTTTCGCAGCCGGAAATGAGCAGTATCGGAAAAACTATTGCAGTGATGAGCGGGAAGGGCGGAGTCGGAAAATCTTCGGTTTCAGCATTGAAGCGATTGTAAATGGAGTTTCTGTTGTAGAATATTCAGGCGGGTCTACAAGCAGTAAGGTTGTAGAGACATGGGTTAATTTTGCATCACTGCTCAATTAAGATTGCCTTTCGCTGAACTATTTGTTACTATGAATTACCGGTATTATCCTACACTTAAAGGAGAGCTGACATGCCGCGCCCCTATAAGCCGAGATTTGTAAGCGCGAAGCCGCACGTTACTTTCTTTAAACCGGCCGGCATACCAAAATCTGCCCTGGGAGAGATTGTCCTTACAGTAGATGAATTGGAAGCTCTTAAACTGAAAGATATTGAAAAACTGGGACAAAGCGAATGTGCGGAGAGGATGAAGATTGCCCGGAATGCAATAGATAGTTAACTTGCAGATCACTTTTCGCAGTGAAGTGGTTATTGCCAGACTGGTAAATTAAAAATAAGCTATAATCCTTGTATAGCTTATTTTTTGGGAGCAGATTTTTGATGAATTATTTTAAAGCAAAAGATGAGAATTCCGCAGGGATTTTCTACGGGATTATTGCGTACCTCATGTGGGGCTTTCTTCCCTTGTACTGGAAATTGATGCAGGAAGTTCCGGCTGTTGAGATTTTAGCCCACAGGATTGTCTGGTCTTTTGTTTTTATGCTCCTGGTTGTTCTTCTGACTGGCGGTTTAAAAGAAACACTTAAAGTGATGGTTGTCAGAAAAAAGTTATTAATGATATTTCTGTGTGGGTTAATTATAAGCGTTAACTGGTTAACCTATATCTATGCGATAAATGCCGATCATGTGATTGAAACCAGTATGGGATATTACATGAACCCCCTGGTTGTGGTTCTTTTTTCAGTTATAATATTAAAGGAGAAAATGATGCGCTGGCAGGTAGTGTCAATAATTCTTGCTTCAATTGGAGTTTTGATCATAACCTTTCAATACGGAAGAATCCCCTGGATAGCTCTTTTCCTGGCAGTAACATTTGCTCTTTACGGACTCATTAAAAAGATTATCAAACTGAACCCTGTAACAGGTTTGGTTCTTGAAACCCTTATAGTGTTGCCGGTGGCCTTAATTTATATCTTTAGCCTGGAATCAACCGCTTCCGGAGCGATGAGCAGTTCACCGGCAGCTCTAAAGTTTATATTGGCCGGGACAGGAATCATTACCGCAACCCCTCTTTTATTTTTTGCACGCGGAATAGAGTTGACAACTTTCTCAATGATGGGATTTTTACAGTATATTGCTCCCTCGATTACTCTGCTGCTGGGTATATTTATCTTTAAAGAAGATTTTACAGTGCCTCATATAATAAGTTTTGGATTTATCTGGGTTGCGCTGGCAATATTTACCCTGGCCAATGTTGGAGTGTTGAAAGAACCGGAGTTGTTAAAAGTAAAAGTTTAAATATCGGCAGAAATATTTTCAAATGCATTAGACAAGCAAAAATGGTAATGGTATAATAAATACCGACAATTAAATAGAGGCCTGTCAGGTGTTGTAAGACTTAATAAGGGAAGCCGGTGAAAATCCGGCGCGGTCCCGCCACTGTAAGTGGGAAGCATCTCCGAAATGCCACTGGTTTAGTATACCGGGAAGGCGGGGGATGCAGTGAACACGAGCCAGGAGACCTGCCTGATAGCGCGCTTAACCCCTTCGGGCGAAAGGGTAAGGCGGGGTAAAAACCACGTTTTCCTTACCGTGGTTTTTTGTTTATATAAAAAGCTCCAGCTTTCCCTGATGAATGCTGGAGCTTAAAATTTTAAAAGGAGCTGTGAAAACTTGAAAAAAGGCCTGTTTATTTTTATTGTTTTGTTGTTTGGTTTTATGCTGTTAATGGCCGGATGCAGCGGCACTGATAACGGGGTTGAAACTGATCTTCAACCGGATTCAGATAAGGTTACAAGTCCTCCCCTGCCAGAAATGCCGATTGTTATCACCGATCAGATGGGCCGCGAGGTAGTGATTGAAGAAATTCCCCAGAGGATTATCTCACTTTCCCCGAGTAATACGGAAATAGTTTTTGCCCTTGGTTTGGGTGATAGGGTGGTCGGTGTTACAGAATACTGTAACTATCCTGCCGAGGCTCTGGAAAAAGATATCGTTGGCGGATTTTCAACCCCCAATATTGAGAAAATAATTGAATTGGAGCCGGACCTGATCCTTGCTTCGACCATTCATGAAGAGGAAGTTCCCCGTCTTGAAGAACTGGGGATTCCGGTAATGGTAATTGAATCTTCTACAGTGGCTGATTTGTTTGTCAGTATCCAGCTGGTCGCCATCGTTGCTGATGTGCCTGAAGCCGGAGAAAGCCTGGTATCATCCATGCAGGACAGAATTAATGCTGTAGGATCAGTTGTCGCTGAAGTGGACCAGGATGAAAAGATTAAGGTATACTATGAAGTATATTCAGACCCCGTTATGACGGCGGGACAGGGAGCTTTTATCAACGAGATAATTACCCTGGCCGGTGGAATAAACATTTTCGGTGACATCAATGAAAATTATCCCCAGGTCAGCGCTGAAGTTGTTGCTGAAAGACAGCCGGATATTATTTTATACCCCGATTATCATGGGACTGCGGATTTGGTTCTTGATTCTATGGCCGGCAGGCCTGGATGGGAGAGTATACCGGCAATTCAGAACAGCCGGATTCAAGCAGCTTCAGATGATATTTTTGCCCGACCGGGCCCGAGGATTGTTGAAGCGATTGAAGAAGCAGCGAGACTTTTTTACCCGGAACTGTTCTAAACATTAAAGTGAGGTAATAACAGCTGTTACATAAAAGTATTTTTACTGAAAAAATAAAATCGGGAGGCATAACCAGGCCGTTATTCATGACTGGGCTGGTTATGCTGCTATTTTTAACGATTGTCCTGGGTACGATGCTTGGGGCGGTTTCGATAGGATGGCGAAATATACTGGTTATGCTCTTTGATGCACTCCCTTTCTATTCTTCTGACAGGGCACTGGAAATAGCCCCGGTATACAGAGATATTCTGCTGCAGATTCGCATACCCCGTGTTTTACTGGCAGCTGCTGTTGGAAGTTCGCTGGCTGTTTCGGGAGCAGTTTTCCAGGGGTTATTCCGAAACCCTATGGCAGATCCATATGTTATCGGTATATCTTCCGGGGCTGCCCTTGGAGCCGTTTTTGCCATGCTCAGCGGATTTTCCCTCTCCGTCGGAGGTTTTGGTGCTGTACCCCTATTCGCCTTTTTCGGGGGTACTTTAACGATTTTGCTCGTTTATAGTATGGCCAGAGTTGGCCGTGCTGTCCCGGTAATGACCCTGTTGCTGGCCGGGATAGCTATCAGCTCATTTCTTTCAGCTCTTGTTTCACTTCTCACTTATTTTGCCGGAGAAAAGCTCCACCAGGTAATATTCTGGTTAATGGGTGGCCTGAGCGGGGCAACCTGGCTGCAGGTTAAGGTGATGGTGCCTTATGCTTTGATCGGTTACTGCTGCGTATCTCTTTTTTCAAGAGAACTCAATGCCATGCTCCTGGGTGAAGAAACTGCCAGTCACCTGGGAGTAGATACGGAAAAGGTTAAAAAGATTCTTCTGGCAGGAGCTTCATTTCTTGTTGCTGCAGCGGTTTCAACCAGCGGGATAATTGGCTTTGTCGGCCTTGTGGTTCCTCATTTCATAAGGTTGGTTGCAGGCCCGGATCATCGTTTCCTCATCCCTGCCTCGGCACTGCTCGGAGGGATTTTACTAATTGCTACAGATACACTGGCCCGGGTGATTATTGCTCCGACAGAGTTACCGGTTGGGATAATTACCGCCCTCATTGGTGCGCCCATGTTTATATACCTGCTGAAAAAACGAAAAAAATTAAAGTATTTTGGTGGTGGAGGTTAGCAGCTTGGGTATAAATATTGATGTACAAGGATTAAAACTAACCTATGATACTCATCCGGTTCTGGACGGTACTGAATTTACAGTTGCAAAGGGCGACCTGGTGGCGTTATTAGGGGCAAATGGTGCGGGAAAATCAACACTACTGCGCTGTATCAGCAGAATACTGCTTCCAAATTCCGGCTCTATACTTCTTGACGGGCGGGAGCTGCAGAGTTTTCGGACCAGGGAAGCTGCCCGGTTGATGGCAGTAGTTCCCCAGGAAACAGCTGCGGATTTTGATTTTACCGTTGAAGAAATTGTAATGATGGGTCGTTTTCCTTATTTGCGTCGATTTCAGAAAGAAGAGCAAAAAGATATTGAGATCGTGCGACGTTCCATGGAAATGACCGGTGTTTCACATCTTGCAGAACGGTCGATCGCTGCGCTGAGCGGTGGAGAAAAGCAGAGGGTAATTATGGCCAGGGCAATTGCCCAACAGCCTGAAATACTTTTGCTGGATGAGCCGACAGCCAACCTGGATATTGGCTATCAGTCAATGCTGCTTGAACTTGCTTCGCGGCTAAATCGTGAACAGGAAGTTACAGTTATTGCTGCCATTCATGACATAAATCTTGCGGTACACCACTTTAACCGTTTTATCCTGCTTGCCGGTGGGCGTGTTCTTGCTGCCGGCAGAGCTGAAGAAGTTATCACTGCTGAAAACATTCAAATGTCTTACGGGGTCCCGGCATCTACGTACCGCCACCCTCTTCACGGTGTTTTACAGGTCAGTGTAATCAGAAGTAAAGATTCTGAAAAGCAGCAAAACTCAGGGTTTAAAGTGCATGTAATCGGTGGTGGGGAGGAAGCCCTACCGGTTTTGGAATTGCTAAACCAGGAAGGATTTCGGATAACAATTGGCCCGGTTTCGACCCAGGACAGCAGCTGCCGGTTTGCCCATTTTCATAGTTTGCCGGTAATAATATTCCCCCCCTTTACCAGCATGAATAGCTCTCATAAGGAGGAGCATCTTAAACTTTTAAGGGAAGCCAGTGTGGTAGTTATACCGCCAATTCCCTTTGGTGAAGGGAACCTGCCGATTTTTGAAGAAGTAGAGACGGTCTTAAAAGAAGGAAAGCAGTTATTTCTTATTGACCCCGCCGGAGTAGCAAAAAGGGATTATAGTGATGGAAGAGCTGCAGAGATGGTCAAGCGATTTATTGATGAAGGGGCGATACCTCTGGCCGATATAAACGAACTGTCATCGGTTTTATCAACAGGAGGATATTTAAAATATGAATGAATTCCGGAAGGGTCAGTTGATATTGATTACAGGCGGCGTTCGCAGTGGGAAAAGCACCTTTGCCGAAGGGCTGGCCGCTAATAGTGGGAAAAAGACGATATATCTTGCAACATCCCGGATCGAAGATGATGAGATGCGCGAACGGGTGGCCCGGCACCGGATGAGAAGGCCTGCAGATATGAAGACAGTTGAAGAAGCGTTTAAACCGGATCGTGTTTTGACTGAAGAGGGTAAGGAGGGAACCTTTATACTGATCGACTGCCTGACTATGCTTTTGAGCAATCGTCTTTTAGAAGACCTGAACAGCCATGGAGCGGTAATGCAGGGAGAAGATATTTTTGCTGATGAAAAGTTACTGAAAGATTCTGCTCAACGAGTGCTGAGCTATATTAAAAATTTTGCAGAAATAGCAAAGAACTGTCCTGCAGATGTCGTTATTGTTACAAATGAGGTAGGGATGGGTGTCGTACCGAATTATCCGGTTGGGCGTGTATTCCGCGATCTCTCAGGCTGGGCCAACCAGGCAATAGCAGCTATTGCCGATCAGGTTTGGTTGGTTATCTGCGGTATTCCGCAGCAGATCAAGTAGAAATTAAATGGACCGCCTCGGTTTATTTTTAACAGCATTGATACTAGCCGGTATTTGTGATTGGTTATTCGGTGATCCCCCCGGGCTTCCACATCCTGTTCGCCTTTTGGGCCGGGTTATTACCAGACTTGAAAGTATTGCAATCAGATTGTTCGTATCGCCCGGAAATTTGATCTTCGCTGGATTTTTGATTACCGCTGTTACAGCAGGCGCTTCGGTATCAGTGGTGTTGTTGGTCATTTCAGCTGCATATAAAACGCATCCTATCGCCGGTTTTGTTGTAGAAACTTACTTAATCTTCACCGTGATCGCCGGTGGAGATCTCAGAAATCATGTCGTCAGGGTTAAAGAGGAGCTTGAAGGGGAAAATCACGTAAGGGCCAGATCACAGGTGGCCATGCTGGTCAGCAGGGACACTGAAATGCTTGATGAAAACGGTATTTCAAAAGCTGCATTGGAAAGCTTGTTTGAAAATAGTGCAGATGGATTTGTTTCCCCATTATTCTATATAGCATTGGGCGGACCGGCCGGGGCAGTTTTATTCAAAACTGTGAGTACGCTTGATTCAATGTTAGGTCATAAAAGCGGGCATTATTATTATCTCGGAAGATTCCCTGCCAGGTTGGATGATCTGCTGAATTTTATACCGGCGAGACTTACAGCGCTATTAATATTACTGGCCGGGGCTGGACAGGGAAGATTTACCAGGGGATTAAAGGTTTTGCAGCAAGATCACGGCAAACATGAAAGCCCAAACAGCGCCTGGCCTGAAGCTGCAGCTGCCGGAATTCTCAATGTCAGACTTGGTGGGGTTGATAGCTACAAGGGCAGGGTAAAAGAACGGCCTGTGATCAATGAAACGGGAGATATGCCCCGTAAGGATGATCTGGGTAAAGGTCTTTCATTATATTTTCGAACAACCCTAATTGCTTTTCTATTATTAGCAAGCCTGGCCTGGTGGCTGAGATATATGGAGGGAGTTTATTTTTGAAAAATTACCTGCGAGCATTGAGCTTTTTAACCGTTTTACCTCTGCCTTTCGTTTTGTTTAAGGAAGGAAGTGATGACCTTTCATCATCTGCTTCTGCTTTTCCACTGGCTGGTGCAACAATTGGCCTGATTATCGGTTTTATTTCCCGGGTATCATTGAATGTTCTTCCAGCAGCCTTTGTTGCAGTACTCTATCCCGTTTTCAGTTTCTTTCTGACCAGGGGAATTCATTTTGACGGGATGGCCGATACAGCCGATGGTTTGATCGGAACTACCAGCAAAGAGAAAGCTTTGAAAGCGATGGAAGATAGTGCTGTCGGTGTAATGGGCGCTGTTTCTGTATTTTTAATCTGCCTGTTAAAAATATCCTTACTGGCCAATTTACAGCTTCAGGCTTTTTTGCTCGCAGTGTTATTTATGCCTATGGCTGGAAGGTGGGCGATTGTTTACAGTGGTACCTGGTATCAGCCTGCAAGGAACAAGGGATTAGGCGATCTATTTTTAAGGGGGCTTACCGTGCCGATCTTGTTGAAGGCTTCTCTGGGTGCCCTGGTCTTACTAGTTGCTATTCTCTGGTTTAACGCTTCCTATGCAGTATCCGTCCTGGCCGGATTTGCAGCTGCTCTCGCTTCAGCTCATCTACTCGCGTGGTATGCCTCCCGGCGACTTGGCGGCTTAACCGGAGATATCCTCGGTGCGGCAAATGAGATAGGGGAACTGTTCTTTATAATT encodes:
- a CDS encoding cobalamin-binding protein, which translates into the protein MKKGLFIFIVLLFGFMLLMAGCSGTDNGVETDLQPDSDKVTSPPLPEMPIVITDQMGREVVIEEIPQRIISLSPSNTEIVFALGLGDRVVGVTEYCNYPAEALEKDIVGGFSTPNIEKIIELEPDLILASTIHEEEVPRLEELGIPVMVIESSTVADLFVSIQLVAIVADVPEAGESLVSSMQDRINAVGSVVAEVDQDEKIKVYYEVYSDPVMTAGQGAFINEIITLAGGINIFGDINENYPQVSAEVVAERQPDIILYPDYHGTADLVLDSMAGRPGWESIPAIQNSRIQAASDDIFARPGPRIVEAIEEAARLFYPELF
- a CDS encoding iron chelate uptake ABC transporter family permease subunit, with translation MTGLVMLLFLTIVLGTMLGAVSIGWRNILVMLFDALPFYSSDRALEIAPVYRDILLQIRIPRVLLAAAVGSSLAVSGAVFQGLFRNPMADPYVIGISSGAALGAVFAMLSGFSLSVGGFGAVPLFAFFGGTLTILLVYSMARVGRAVPVMTLLLAGIAISSFLSALVSLLTYFAGEKLHQVIFWLMGGLSGATWLQVKVMVPYALIGYCCVSLFSRELNAMLLGEETASHLGVDTEKVKKILLAGASFLVAAAVSTSGIIGFVGLVVPHFIRLVAGPDHRFLIPASALLGGILLIATDTLARVIIAPTELPVGIITALIGAPMFIYLLKKRKKLKYFGGGG
- a CDS encoding ABC transporter ATP-binding protein, translated to MGINIDVQGLKLTYDTHPVLDGTEFTVAKGDLVALLGANGAGKSTLLRCISRILLPNSGSILLDGRELQSFRTREAARLMAVVPQETAADFDFTVEEIVMMGRFPYLRRFQKEEQKDIEIVRRSMEMTGVSHLAERSIAALSGGEKQRVIMARAIAQQPEILLLDEPTANLDIGYQSMLLELASRLNREQEVTVIAAIHDINLAVHHFNRFILLAGGRVLAAGRAEEVITAENIQMSYGVPASTYRHPLHGVLQVSVIRSKDSEKQQNSGFKVHVIGGGEEALPVLELLNQEGFRITIGPVSTQDSSCRFAHFHSLPVIIFPPFTSMNSSHKEEHLKLLREASVVVIPPIPFGEGNLPIFEEVETVLKEGKQLFLIDPAGVAKRDYSDGRAAEMVKRFIDEGAIPLADINELSSVLSTGGYLKYE
- the cbiB gene encoding adenosylcobinamide-phosphate synthase CbiB, which gives rise to MDRLGLFLTALILAGICDWLFGDPPGLPHPVRLLGRVITRLESIAIRLFVSPGNLIFAGFLITAVTAGASVSVVLLVISAAYKTHPIAGFVVETYLIFTVIAGGDLRNHVVRVKEELEGENHVRARSQVAMLVSRDTEMLDENGISKAALESLFENSADGFVSPLFYIALGGPAGAVLFKTVSTLDSMLGHKSGHYYYLGRFPARLDDLLNFIPARLTALLILLAGAGQGRFTRGLKVLQQDHGKHESPNSAWPEAAAAGILNVRLGGVDSYKGRVKERPVINETGDMPRKDDLGKGLSLYFRTTLIAFLLLASLAWWLRYMEGVYF
- the cobS gene encoding adenosylcobinamide-GDP ribazoletransferase, with amino-acid sequence MKNYLRALSFLTVLPLPFVLFKEGSDDLSSSASAFPLAGATIGLIIGFISRVSLNVLPAAFVAVLYPVFSFFLTRGIHFDGMADTADGLIGTTSKEKALKAMEDSAVGVMGAVSVFLICLLKISLLANLQLQAFLLAVLFMPMAGRWAIVYSGTWYQPARNKGLGDLFLRGLTVPILLKASLGALVLLVAILWFNASYAVSVLAGFAAALASAHLLAWYASRRLGGLTGDILGAANEIGELFFIIFFYILLNSSLAADGSSWVVNIVAAII
- the cobU gene encoding bifunctional adenosylcobinamide kinase/adenosylcobinamide-phosphate guanylyltransferase — protein: MNEFRKGQLILITGGVRSGKSTFAEGLAANSGKKTIYLATSRIEDDEMRERVARHRMRRPADMKTVEEAFKPDRVLTEEGKEGTFILIDCLTMLLSNRLLEDLNSHGAVMQGEDIFADEKLLKDSAQRVLSYIKNFAEIAKNCPADVVIVTNEVGMGVVPNYPVGRVFRDLSGWANQAIAAIADQVWLVICGIPQQIK